The genomic DNA agtaaatctaaaggtctaaaccagatcaaacagtaaatctaaaggtctaaaaccagatcaaacagtaaatctaaaggtctaaaaccagttaaacagtaaatctaaaggtctaaaaccagatcaaacagtaaatctaaaggtctaaaaccagataaacagtaaatctaaaggtctaaaaccagttaaacagtaaatctaaaggtctaaaaccagatcaaacagtaaatctaaaggtctaaaaccagatcaaacagtaaatctaaaggtctaaaaccagatcaaacagtaaatctaaaggtctaaaaccagatcaaacagtaaatctaaaggtctaaaaccagatcaaacagtaaatctaaaggtctaaaaccagatcaaacagtaaatctaaaggtctaaaaccagatcaaacagtaaatctaaaggtctaaaaccagatcaaacagtaaatctgagggaaatgatcttgctgcatggacagataatttaccttgacaagatttattaaattaagatgattaaatctagaagtCAATCAGATAAAcaggctggactaagaccatgAAGatatttataaaccagtaaagaATCTTAGAATCTGAAATATAAAACCTTTCTCTGTGTCCCAGCCTGATCCGGTGAGTCTCCTGGTGTCTAGTGTTGGTTTCTCAGTGTGAtgtgtgtttcctctctgcagcCTCCAGTATTCTGTCTTCTCCATCAAAGAGAGGCCAGAAGGGGACCCTGGTGGGTTATTCTCCTGAAGGGACTCCTCTCTATAACTTCATGGGAGACGCTCTGCAGCACACGTCCCAGTCGCTGCCTCGCTTCATCAAAGACTCCCTGAAACAGATCCTGGAGGAGTACGACTCCAGGCAGATCTTCTACTTCCTGTGTCTCAACCTGGTACCAGCAGAGACTCAACCACCACCACTATCAAGTCAAACATCTACCATTAGTGGTTTACTAAAACACATGAGCagtaaaatatatagaaatatacactactggtcaaaagttttagaacacaccaacttttccagaatttaattgaaaatgaagcAGTTtaactctgaaatgaatgcacatttgcaacatttaaaattctttattgagcatgatagtgttttgaaagtaaaaaaaagattcaaaatcacattttatgttggactaaaggactaaaaaaagacacaaaatgaccaaaaaaagacacaaaaaagacacaaaatgacacaaaaaagacacaaaatgacaaaaaaaagacacaaaatgacccaaaaaagacacaaatgactaaaaaaagacaccaaaagacacaaaattactaaaaaaagacacaaaatgacccaaaaaagacacaaaatgacaaaaaaagacaccaaatgactaaaaaaagacaccaaaagacacaaaatgacacaaaaaagacacaaaatgacacaaaaaagacaccaaatgactaaaaaaagacaccaaaagacacaaaatgacacaaaaaagacacaaaatgacacaaaaaagacaccaaatgactaaaaaaagacaccaaatgacacaaaaaagacacaaaatgacaaaaaaagacacaaaatgacacaaaaaagacacaaaatgacacaaaaaagacacaaaatgacacaaaaaagacacaaaatgactaaaaaaagacacaaaatgaccaaaaaaagacacaaaatgacttacaaagacatgaaaagaattcaaaaatggacaaaatagcccaagactccatagagtgaagttgttaacccatttcttgttccctgaaaaaggcctacttgtataattctgaaatgtacatttttttccagttttggttaagcttacctttttttatttacctctggcagttcaccacttacctttggaccctttcaagctgttcatttgacttgaactgcttgaatttcaataaaaatctggaaaaattgggctgttctaaaacttttgaccggtagtgtatgtagcAGTGGTTTACTAAAACACATtagcagtaaaaatatataaatgtatataaataaaaaatacttttgccATGGAAGTTTATGGATTtctaatttcaaaataagagcattgttaataaaatacaaaacaacagaaagcaCAGGACATATTATTAGtcatgacaaaaatagaagctttaAAAGAAAGTTTAAGTTTTTTGAGGTGATGTTATATGAGgtacttttattatattattatattcatatattaccTTCAGGAGAACTGACACAAAGCTGAACAATGTACTGCAGCTAAATGCATTTTAGACACCTAAagaaataaagtaagataagatagaactttattaatcccgagggaaattctggttccaggttgctccaaaaacaatcacaatataggataatataagaaaaacaaataacaaaataggttataacaatatttaaaaaaaaaaaaaattgtctaaggcagctattctcaaccttggggtcgggaccccaattggggtcgtgagatgatttctgggggtcgccaaatcattttggaagtcagctctgtctccactgtgttaaagtgttcatgtgttaatgtgtttttggtcacttaatgtcttttttggtcattttgtgggttttttttaaagtcattttgtgccttttttggtcattttgtgcctttttttggtcattttgtgccttttttaagtcattttgtgtcttatttggtcattatgtttcctttttttggtcattttgtttctgttttgggtgatctgaactgtgtgtgtgagattctgttcagtgagcgggggtcacggacaacatgcatgttaaattgggggtcgcgactcaaaaaggttgagaactactgctctaaggaACAAAGTGAGAAACGAactgtaacaaggatttaaTCACCAGAGTTCCATTAAAACTGACTAAACGGATTTTAGTTGGAAAACGATATTTCCAACTTTCCACCAAGGAAAACTTTAGATTCTACAAGGTGCACATGATGTAATAATCTGATATTTTAGTATTctacatatttaaatttgacTGTTTCCAACAAAAGATATGATCAGATGTTATTAAAATGAAACCCTCCGGGAGTGCAGAGACAGCTTTAATATAAcaattctaatttatttttaagatgTAATTGACAATTCAGCTAACTTTTCAGGACTTTTTTGAACTTGTGATGGATGTGAATAGTTGGTTTGAGTTATTTTGAGTTATTATTTCCCTCTGCGTGTTCAGGCGTTCACCTTCGTGGAGCTGTTCTACGGCGTGTGGACCAACAGTCTGGGTCTGATCTCTGACGGCTTCCACATGCTGTTCGACTGCTCCGCTCTGGTCCTCGGGCTGTTCGCCGCCCTCATGACTCGCTGGAAGGCCACCAGGATCTTCTCCTACGGGTAaaacagagctagctgttagcctgttagcacatacacactgtactgctacagagctaactgttagcctgttagcacatacacactgtactgctacagagctaactgttagcctgttagcacatacacactgtactgctacagagctaactgttagcctgttagcacatacacactgtactgctacagagctaactgttagcctgttagcacatacacactgtactgctacagagctaactgttagcctgttagcacatacacactgtactgctacagagctaactgttagcctgttagcacatacacactgtactgctacagagctaactgttagcctgttagcacatacacactgtactgctacagagctaactgttagcctgttagcacatacacactgtactgctacagagctaactgttagcctgttagcaatttgcagactggacgctaagggttCAACATcccctgcagctctgcagctgggagagactgctgcaggaggactgagccgcttcgactcgttcttactcttcttaacgagcctccggcccccgcggctcgttaagaagagcctccggcccctgcgacgtcattctggctactttctgcttctcctcctcttcttctcttcattttactgcccccacaggccacaaatagaagtttggataactcacaGATCTCGCGAGACCTGAGACCCTTTTCATGCGACGAGAAATATAGTCGAGTTTAATCTCGTCACGCCCCTTTTAAAaatgaactcttttttttttgcaggtatGGTCGTGTGGAAATCCTCTCTGGATTCATCAACGGCCTGTTCCTGATGGTCATCGCCTTCTTTGTGTTCGTGGAGTCGGTGACCCGGGTGTTGGATCCTCCCAACATCAACACAGACATGCTGACGGTGAGTAGCTTCATGTTAAAGCTTCTATCTGAATGGACTTTAGCTCCAGCCTGTTGATGCACTTTAGTAACATCTATTTACTTTGTTCTGGGcatgtttttacctttttacagTATTGATTTTATCTGCTAACACaaagatatttatattttcccaCATTACACACTTCAACTAGAGTTTCATTTCAGTCATATGTATTATTTTCAATGTAAAAGTTTTGCATTGTGGAAAAATGGCCTGCATTACCCCTTGTTACCTTTTAACCAGTGATGTCCCATTTTCTTTATCTTccgagtccactagatggcgctcttgatTTAAGGAAACAGGCTCAAGTTATGGTAGTTGAGTGaactttcagctctttgttgagagcgccatctagtggactcagaaaataaagacaatggttcatgaggctacATTGGGACCTTATTCTATTCTCTACTACTAAACGAGGTCAGAagatcagaaatgtaaaaaatattaaagaataTAAAGTTCCAGTCAGGTAGTAAAGCTTCCTTTAGATCAGTTATCGGCGGTCTCTCTCTGACATCGTCAGTTTTTAAACCGTGCTGCTGTTTGTCTCCTGCAGCCGGTGTCCGTGGGAGGTTTACTGGTCAACCTGGTGGGAATCTGTGCGTTCAGCCACGCCCACTCCCACGGCAGCAAGAGCTGCTCGTCACACGACCACGCCCACTCGCACCACGGCCACTCCCACAGCGAGCACGGCCACGGAGGCCACGGCCACTCCCACGGCGGACACGGACACGGCGGACACGGCAGCCACGGACACGGCGGCGGACATGGACACGGCGGACACGGACACTCCCACGGCTCTGGTGGCGGAGGCATGAACGCTAACATGAGAGGTTTGTGTTTACCTTGATGCACTTTAACCCAttcaggcctaaaacggctgtaaaaactgccaactaagtttttctgtaaattcaacagaagtgtcaactcttcctactaaataatagatttttcagcctctgtagcagatagaaatgaaatgaagtatttgagagcttacagctgttatatctgagctccctccgctatagtcgtcttcataccgctggtcccatacagcaatatctgtagggaccagcattgaaatgaatgggacggccgacaaaaaatgagcgaaaaagaacaataattgtagatttttaaacgtctacttctccggcataatttcacctagagactccatttaaactttaaacagtagacacaagtcttgtgtatgtagagaaaaaactgtcaaaaaattaatttgaaaactgcgctccaggccgcaaattccactctacagaaataatttatacatagaaacgtaggaaaattagtcttctccctcacaatcctctggtaaagctgtcagagttatagtttgggcgtaggacgcacagatgatccaccaacacgcaccaacagcctcattggctcccatattaaaaacgcaggaagatttctgaacaagggagatgtaacagtttttttagatcgctctaacaaagctattttttcatttttctttaaaaaaacatatgtagacgttcaggaagaactcaggacgctcaaagtgaagtcggaccaatgataggtattatggttttgccaaaaatgctttctgttcgaggccagaaattccagtctgtccacctctgctgtcactgtgctggaacaggtgtcagttaattctgttgattgctttgatctgattgcctttgatctttgatgtgattacagttacagatacacacacacacacacacacacacacacacacacacacactttgaggttaaagggcatagttataaatctctgaagaatctcatcatagtgtacacacaccggcagtagcccccgtggccctttgggaatttccccaggggaaattttgtagttattattattattttccttttttatgtgaagcactttacaaattacaaagtgctatagaaataaagatagatagatagattgattgattgattgattgattgatagattgatagatagatagatagatagatagatagatagatagatagatagatagattgattgattgattgattgattgattgattgattgataacttCCTGATGTTTTCTCCTCCAGGAGTGTTCCTCCACGTCCTGGCGGACACGTTGGGCAGCGTGGGCGTCATCATCTCCACCATCCTCATCCGTCAGTTCGGCTGGTTGATCGCTGACCCCATCTGCTCGCTCTTCATCGCCACGCTCATCTTCCTCAGCGTCATCCCCCTGCTGAAGGACGCCTGCGAGGTGCTCCTCCTCCGGATCCCTCCGGAGAACGAGAAGGACCTGAACACCGCGCTGGAGAAGGTCAGCAGCAACATTTACCAGGACAAAGTTCCTGCAGGTTGTGGAACATAGTGGTTTCACTGTTCTGACTCTTTAGAATCTGTTCTTTTATGGTTAATGAAATGCTCATCATGATGTTGGCAACGTTCCTATTCTTGATGTactggttaaagttgttttaatcataaaaaGCTACAATGACTCCctctcgctaaacacatgcaactttcaaaataagagcacagtgtgttaacagaatccaccacataatttacaagaagacaaggtgtcaaaataagagccttaaataaaacgtacaagaacctttattctcctttacaaaaagtcagaacccctaaatggttatttttattattgctgaTACTCAAGAGTAaagtttttttctaatttttacaTTATCAAATTGAAGCATCTGTTCTGTTGCTAACAGACACATGAAAAAGACAATTTGCTGAGaattaagtaagtaaactttatttttaaagcgtTTTTcacggggaaaaaaacacaaagtgctttagaacaaacaggcaaacacagaaaacacatgaaGTAAACTAGTTAAAGCCTGGCCGTCTAGTCGACCGGCTACATGGAGTCAGTGAACGCCTCTAACAGGTATGTCTcagtttacatttaaaatgattgagTGGGATAAAGCTGCGGTTTGTAAACTCagagttgcaataacaattataaaacagacagaaatacgAGAGGGTTGATTAAACTATCTCACTGTATCCAGCCCTGCTAGCTtaaattactgagtttaatttatcaaagttatttaaacacaaaacacatttaaacatgaagattactgtgaaaactaacctgaTGTTTAATCTGTCAACTAAGTGAGAagaagggtcattttctcatagacttctatacaatccaACTTATTTTAGCAactagtggagtcgccccctactggccactagaaagaatgcagctgtgaaactatgaaacaaatattgattttaatcattgtgtgatatggtgagtattaatatatatattatatatatatatatatatatatatatatatatatatagtaaattaactgtttaactgtattttgtgtccaCAGAATTAAATCCAGTCCAGAATagttttgtccaatcagagaaacttctcagtgtttttgtcccctcctcctccagtaTTGAGTGGGACCAGTTGCCGTGGCAACATGAAGCTGTTGTTGTGGGCGGAGCTGAAGTTGTGCTGGTGTTCATGTTTCAGGTGGAGAAGATCGAAGGCGTGTTGTCCTACAGAGACCCTCACTTCTGGAGGCATTCAGCCAACATGGTGGCCGGGACCATCCACCTCCAGATCATGTCTGACGTGGTGGAGCAGAGGATCGTACAGcaggtccacacacacacacacacacacacacacacacaccagcagctgATCCCCTCAGAAACATCAGGAACATCAGAAACATCAGTGCAGCTCAGTGTTCAGGCAGTAACAACAGGCTGTATTTAGTTTTCCACCGTCGGCTGTAATGAGTCCTCTAGGGCTGTTCACAATATACCGCTATATTCTGtttatgaggggaaaaaatgcataTGATGATATTATCAACACTCCTACTTGTTGCCATAGTGACATAAGGTTTCCATTAATGACCTGGACCAGGAGACTCAAACTCTaatgacctgggggccgctggaggcaggatcaaaatgaccaaaaaagacacaaaattactaaaaaaaaagacacaaaattactaaaaaaaaagacacaaaatgaccaaaaacagtcacaaattaccaaagtaagacacaaaattacaaaaaagacacaaaatgaccaaaaaaagtcacaaattaccaaaataagacacaaaattacaaaaaaagacacaaaattaccaaaaaagactcaaaattactaaaaaaagacacaaaattacaaaaaaagacacaaaattactaaaaaaaagacagaaaattaccaaaaagacacaaaattactaaaaaaagacacaaaattactaaaaaaaagacacaaaattactaaaaaaagacagaaaattaccaaaaagacacaaaattacaaaaaaaagacacaaaattaccaaaaagactcaaaattactaatgaaagacacaaaattactaaaaaaagacacaaaattacaaaaaaagacacaaaattactaaaaaaaagacggaaaattaccaaaaagacacaaaattactaaaaaaagacacaaaattactaaaaaaagacacaaaattactaaaaaaagacagaaaattaccaaaaagacacaaaattactaaaaaaaaagacacaaaattaccaaaaagacacaaaattacaaaaaaaagacacaaaattactaaaaaaaagacagaaaatgaccaaaaagacacaaaattacaaaaaaaaagacacaaaattacaaaaaaagacacaaaattaccaaaaaagatacaaaattataaaggcacaatttttttttttaaagacacaaaatgaccaaaaaagtaattaaagggaccttccacacacaacacggtaaagtgccattcatataaaactcacattaaacgtTCATGTCCaggtgtgttttaatgtgtgtgtgtgtgtggttgctaGGTGACGGCGGTGCTGAAGGACGCCGGCGTCAACAACCTGTCGGTGCAGGTGGAGAAGGAGGCGTACTTCCAGCACATGTCTGGCCTCAGCACCGGCTTCCAGGAGGTGCTGGCCATGACGCAGCAGATGGAGTCCATCAAGTACCTGAAGGACGGCACCTGCATCATGTGACCCGCTCCCGTAGGACCCAATGAGACTTTACTCTTTTTCATTGAGATGTACAGTATCTGTATGTATGTGCTTTAAATAAATCTGAATATATTGGTTTTATCTTTGTGTCCGCTGCCTTTAGTCTTTAGTGtgttgggtaacgctttatattaaggtccttgtaataaccattaatgaacaagtaataaggcccttgtaagtcctttcAAGATGCTTATTagcattactgtgtgtttgatATTTCTGTCCTAACGTGTcagaaaaaacagcttttgaCTTCAGCGATTATCGGTACaaagtcaaacaaaaacaacgtTGGATAATCTTCTGGCTTTATTTGAGCAATGAGCATTAATCTAATGCATATAAATGTGAAGAAACACAGTTAAACACTCTGTTGTAGTGGAGCAGATCAGCTCATTTATATGAAGGTTTTATGACTAAAGCATGAAACTTCCTCCGTGGTTTCTATAGACCATGAAGGTTATTTCAGGTTTGCTACTGGGCACAAGGCAACACATTTCAGGCTGCTGAAtttcaattttgtgtttttttgcaggcATAAAAGTGGTTAAAATCAATCATGTTTTATTGATAGTGCACAGAACTTCTgcaaaaatcaatttttaattctactttaatatatattttgaatattttaatagAAGTATTTGTACTAgtgctgcaactaacgattattttcttCATCCATTAATCTGtagattatttaaacgattaatggattagttgtttggtgaataaaatgtataaaaatatcaatgagtgtttccaaaccaccAGATtttgtcctcaaatctcttgttttgtccacaaaccaaagagatattcagtttattgtcataaaggaacaaagaaaccagaaatattcacattgaagaagctgaaatcagagaatttggacttattgtctttaaaaaactgatcAAACCAATGATTGGatgatcaaaatagttgatgattaatttaataatggaTTATTGATCCATTAatagaataattgttgcagctctagtttgTACTAACACTTGATCGGCTTGACTTGATGAGGTCGAACCAACGACATGCAACAAGTCCAAGTCTCTAACTTTATACCTGAAAAAAATGCCCATATACTTGTATGGTACAGGGCCAAATTGAGGCTTTAAACTAAACTGTGTTACAGGATTATGGCTGAGGGAGCAAAGTCTCTTTATTAGAACAAAGATAAACATGGTTACAATGCAGAGTTATGAGGCAAATACAAACCGCCTCCACGTCTAAAATACAACGTTTGGATATCTGAACGACAGGCCAGAAGTTAGAAACAAGATCAGAACTGGacaaaaagatcatagtttcattggtaaacaaaataaacatgattattctataaagagtcacttattagaacacatgttgactctaattatcaggtctttagactttgtgtttccttctttccttaatgtataaatctgaactcttgtttctttactcagctgcttcacttTGATCCATTTCTGTGCTAGTtggtcagagatatgaacagttgagatttattgggatttttgtctccaaaagtttgtgttttttttgtcaattagtgtatttttttgtcatgtagtgtcttttttgtcattttgtgtcttttttgtgtcattttgtgtcttttttgtgtcattttgcatctttttgtggtcactttccatcttttctggtcattttatgtctttttttgggtc from Centropristis striata isolate RG_2023a ecotype Rhode Island chromosome 19, C.striata_1.0, whole genome shotgun sequence includes the following:
- the slc30a5 gene encoding proton-coupled zinc antiporter SLC30A5 isoform X2, with the translated sequence MAKMAEHPEGHHDSALTHFLYTAIAFLGVADHKGGVVLLVASLCLKVGFHTASRKLSVELGGAKRLYALDNLVSAAVLLPWVLVLSATTDSKVDSWSALILPFGMIIFSVMILEFYVEAVCNTKMETPRCARYGAVALFLSALLLANFWTHPLTDQLRSMSKPPQRASTEHVLSGGVLVSAVFFIMASSILSSPSKRGQKGTLVGYSPEGTPLYNFMGDALQHTSQSLPRFIKDSLKQILEEYDSRQIFYFLCLNLAFTFVELFYGVWTNSLGLISDGFHMLFDCSALVLGLFAALMTRWKATRIFSYGYGRVEILSGFINGLFLMVIAFFVFVESVTRVLDPPNINTDMLTPVSVGGLLVNLVGICAFSHAHSHGSKSCSSHDHAHSHHGHSHSEHGHGGHGHSHGGHGHGGHGSHGHGGGHGHGGHGHSHGSGGGGMNANMRGVFLHVLADTLGSVGVIISTILIRQFGWLIADPICSLFIATLIFLSVIPLLKDACEVLLLRIPPENEKDLNTALEKVEKIEGVLSYRDPHFWRHSANMVAGTIHLQIMSDVVEQRIVQQVTAVLKDAGVNNLSVQVEKEAYFQHMSGLSTGFQEVLAMTQQMESIKYLKDGTCIM
- the slc30a5 gene encoding proton-coupled zinc antiporter SLC30A5 isoform X1, whose product is MEDKYSSNVLSGGKLGLVELPNSRLSRYVVLLVLTKVLKALGIFESYDILKVVHIVQFIFILKLGSAVVLLFFQKPFSSGKVVSKRQWIKLVKHAVFSCVVSLLGFFGLTLCGPLRTLLLFEHSDVVVIALLGVLFTSSGGGPSKTRGAALFIIAVICLLLFDNDDLMAKMAEHPEGHHDSALTHFLYTAIAFLGVADHKGGVVLLVASLCLKVGFHTASRKLSVELGGAKRLYALDNLVSAAVLLPWVLVLSATTDSKVDSWSALILPFGMIIFSVMILEFYVEAVCNTKMETPRCARYGAVALFLSALLLANFWTHPLTDQLRSMSKPPQRASTEHVLSGGVLVSAVFFIMASSILSSPSKRGQKGTLVGYSPEGTPLYNFMGDALQHTSQSLPRFIKDSLKQILEEYDSRQIFYFLCLNLAFTFVELFYGVWTNSLGLISDGFHMLFDCSALVLGLFAALMTRWKATRIFSYGYGRVEILSGFINGLFLMVIAFFVFVESVTRVLDPPNINTDMLTPVSVGGLLVNLVGICAFSHAHSHGSKSCSSHDHAHSHHGHSHSEHGHGGHGHSHGGHGHGGHGSHGHGGGHGHGGHGHSHGSGGGGMNANMRGVFLHVLADTLGSVGVIISTILIRQFGWLIADPICSLFIATLIFLSVIPLLKDACEVLLLRIPPENEKDLNTALEKVEKIEGVLSYRDPHFWRHSANMVAGTIHLQIMSDVVEQRIVQQVTAVLKDAGVNNLSVQVEKEAYFQHMSGLSTGFQEVLAMTQQMESIKYLKDGTCIM